In Streptomyces sp. NBC_00306, a single genomic region encodes these proteins:
- a CDS encoding dihydrofolate reductase family protein, giving the protein MRTTETEGENDMGKIVTGATMSLDGYIAGPGESGFDLLFQWYGNGDVEIPSASPDVPPIRVSAASAGLVKPEWENTGALVVGRYLYDMTKAWGGRHPMDVTTVVLTHQRPDDRPEDDENFVFVTEGIEAAVTRAKEVAGDKNVVVNGGQMARQCLEAGLLDEVGVELVPVVLGGGKTLFGELGATPVEFEGPVAVVEGTGVTHLRYRVKK; this is encoded by the coding sequence ATGAGAACCACAGAAACCGAAGGAGAGAACGACATGGGCAAGATCGTCACCGGCGCCACGATGTCCCTCGACGGCTACATCGCCGGCCCCGGAGAGAGCGGCTTCGACCTGCTGTTCCAGTGGTACGGCAACGGCGACGTCGAGATCCCGTCCGCCAGTCCCGATGTGCCGCCGATCCGCGTCTCCGCCGCGAGCGCCGGGCTGGTCAAGCCGGAGTGGGAGAACACCGGTGCACTCGTCGTCGGGCGGTACCTGTACGACATGACGAAGGCCTGGGGCGGGCGCCACCCGATGGACGTGACCACCGTCGTGCTCACCCACCAGCGCCCTGACGACCGCCCCGAGGACGACGAGAACTTCGTCTTCGTCACCGAGGGCATCGAGGCCGCGGTGACGAGGGCGAAGGAGGTCGCCGGGGACAAGAACGTCGTCGTCAACGGTGGGCAGATGGCGCGGCAGTGCCTGGAGGCCGGGCTGCTCGACGAGGTCGGCGTCGAGCTCGTACCGGTCGTCCTGGGCGGCGGGAAGACGCTGTTCGGTGAACTCGGCGCCACGCCGGTGGAGTTCGAGGGCCCCGTAGCGGTGGTCGAAGGCACCGGTGTCACCCACTTGCGGTACCGGGTGAAGAAGTAG
- a CDS encoding ATP-binding protein — MTTDLTLLPRVAFRGQEVTAPRLRGLLALLAGDLRTGCSTERLVAGLWPVELPERPGKAVQVLVSRARAQLGADVLASTPTGYRLALAEDQVDSSALLLHAAAGADRARAGDHAASLAAAEAGLALWRGTPDEAGGTDDPVAALRSERAPVRGALIRTQALALARLGRHAEAAGPLALAAAEHPRDEEVLAEVLRGEAAKAGPSAALMRYEAYRRELRDELGTDPGAGLKAVQQELLRGEAPVIRHGVPHEPNPLLGRDEDIAAVERLLRPSRAVTVVGPGGLGKTRLAHAVSRRAEQRVVYFVPLAGVTADEDVAAEVASALGAGEGRHAAGGNPGRSPGESGHSPADPVPGILGALGSGPALLVLDNCEQVVQGAADLVRALVSCSDDLRVLATSRAPLGLTSEAVYALPELAPDTSAELFTQRARAARSGVQLPPDAVAELCSHLDGLPLAVELAAARVRVMSVPEIARRLGDRFALLRGGARDVPERHRTLHAVVEWSWNLLAEDARAALRTLSVFPGGLSGEAAEHVLGEDALLLLEQLADQSLITVADTPAGVRFRMLETVREFSAARRAEAGEDAEAIGRFLAWARDFGVAYHDWFFGPEPRAAWERIRGEQDNLVPALRHALDRTDRPTIAALTAVLAALWSTDSGFHRLSALAADTGPPLSHYYPEPEDVEVARAAAVLCTAALFMGHGPTAVRQLVILRRLPPAPPDTLLRAIAVVLSAVPEMLPPDYDALRRLCDDEQPLVAGVAECIATYVWEYGHDIDRALASARRILAELASADNPSMQLMGHSRLSELCLRTGQGEEAYEHLKAALEVVPRLGDGHDYVFIRTSLVLACLQRGDPDEADYWLRQTESDTTPEPDALYRPGLGGRAEIALTRGLTEVGLGLWRAAVERMPGAGSTHSGDLCLDPWALQIQSAAVTAHAQAGRLELVAEPLDRLRRGLRTLLAGPPGSPMELVLFGTVLHALGMAGLASASASAGAGAGAGASAGAVRMIALAEHLRVFREFPTMAAARARQAVEAAGNAAGAAYADALSEYAALERDELREAARELISGRG, encoded by the coding sequence GTGACCACCGACCTGACCCTGCTGCCGCGTGTCGCCTTCCGCGGACAGGAGGTCACAGCGCCCCGGCTCCGCGGCCTGCTCGCGCTGCTCGCGGGCGACCTGCGTACGGGCTGCAGCACCGAGCGGCTGGTGGCGGGGCTGTGGCCGGTCGAGTTGCCGGAGCGACCGGGGAAGGCGGTGCAGGTCCTCGTGTCCAGGGCGCGGGCGCAGCTGGGCGCCGACGTCCTGGCGAGCACACCGACCGGATACCGGCTCGCCCTGGCCGAGGATCAGGTCGACAGTTCCGCCCTGCTGCTGCACGCCGCCGCCGGCGCGGACCGGGCGAGGGCCGGTGACCACGCCGCATCGCTGGCCGCGGCCGAGGCCGGGCTCGCGCTGTGGCGCGGCACCCCCGACGAGGCCGGCGGTACCGACGACCCCGTGGCCGCGTTGCGCTCCGAGCGCGCTCCCGTCCGCGGCGCACTCATACGCACGCAGGCGCTCGCGCTCGCCCGGCTGGGCCGGCACGCGGAGGCGGCGGGCCCGCTGGCCCTGGCCGCCGCGGAGCATCCGCGGGACGAGGAAGTGCTCGCCGAGGTGCTGCGCGGCGAGGCGGCGAAGGCGGGCCCGTCCGCCGCGCTGATGCGGTACGAGGCGTACCGCCGCGAGCTGCGCGACGAGCTCGGCACCGATCCGGGCGCCGGGCTCAAGGCCGTCCAGCAGGAACTGCTGCGCGGCGAGGCGCCGGTGATCAGACACGGCGTGCCCCACGAGCCGAACCCTCTCCTCGGCAGGGACGAGGACATCGCCGCGGTGGAGCGGCTGCTGCGCCCCTCCCGCGCCGTCACCGTCGTCGGCCCCGGCGGCCTCGGCAAGACCCGGCTCGCGCACGCCGTCAGCCGCCGGGCCGAGCAGCGCGTGGTGTATTTCGTGCCGCTCGCCGGTGTCACGGCGGACGAGGACGTGGCCGCGGAGGTGGCGTCCGCGCTCGGCGCGGGCGAGGGGCGGCACGCCGCAGGGGGCAACCCCGGACGAAGTCCCGGGGAGAGCGGCCACTCCCCCGCCGATCCGGTGCCCGGCATCCTCGGCGCGCTGGGCTCCGGGCCCGCGCTGCTGGTCCTCGACAACTGCGAACAGGTCGTCCAGGGCGCTGCCGACCTCGTACGGGCCCTGGTCTCCTGCTCCGACGACCTGCGGGTGCTCGCCACCAGCCGGGCCCCGCTGGGGCTCACATCGGAGGCGGTGTACGCCCTGCCGGAGCTCGCTCCCGACACCTCCGCCGAACTGTTCACGCAGCGGGCCCGGGCCGCCAGGAGCGGGGTGCAGCTGCCGCCGGACGCGGTGGCCGAGCTGTGCAGCCATCTCGACGGACTGCCGCTCGCCGTCGAGCTGGCCGCGGCGCGGGTGCGGGTCATGTCGGTTCCGGAGATCGCCCGCCGCCTCGGCGACCGGTTCGCGCTGCTGCGCGGCGGTGCGCGGGACGTGCCGGAGCGTCACCGCACGCTTCACGCGGTCGTGGAGTGGAGCTGGAACCTTCTCGCCGAGGACGCCAGGGCGGCGCTGCGCACCCTGTCCGTCTTCCCCGGCGGACTCTCCGGCGAGGCTGCGGAGCATGTGCTCGGCGAGGACGCGCTGCTTCTGCTCGAGCAGCTGGCCGACCAGTCGCTGATCACCGTCGCCGACACCCCGGCCGGGGTGCGGTTCCGGATGCTGGAGACCGTGAGGGAGTTCAGCGCGGCCCGGCGCGCGGAAGCGGGCGAGGACGCGGAGGCCATCGGCCGGTTCCTCGCCTGGGCGCGGGACTTCGGGGTCGCGTACCACGACTGGTTCTTCGGCCCTGAACCGCGGGCCGCCTGGGAGCGGATCAGGGGCGAGCAGGACAACCTCGTGCCGGCCCTGCGGCACGCCCTGGACCGTACGGACCGCCCCACCATCGCCGCCCTCACCGCCGTCCTCGCCGCTCTGTGGTCCACCGACTCCGGCTTCCACCGACTCTCCGCCCTCGCCGCGGACACCGGCCCGCCGCTCTCGCACTACTACCCCGAGCCCGAAGATGTCGAAGTGGCCCGCGCCGCCGCGGTGTTGTGCACGGCGGCCCTGTTCATGGGGCACGGGCCGACCGCCGTACGCCAGCTGGTCATCCTCCGGCGGCTGCCCCCGGCCCCGCCGGACACGCTGCTGCGCGCCATCGCGGTCGTCCTGAGCGCGGTCCCCGAGATGCTGCCGCCCGACTACGACGCGCTGCGACGGCTCTGCGACGACGAGCAGCCACTGGTCGCCGGCGTCGCCGAATGCATCGCCACCTATGTCTGGGAGTACGGGCACGACATCGACCGCGCGCTCGCCTCCGCCCGCCGGATACTCGCGGAACTGGCTTCCGCCGACAATCCGTCCATGCAGCTCATGGGGCATTCCCGGCTGAGCGAGCTGTGCTTGCGGACGGGGCAGGGTGAGGAGGCGTACGAACACCTCAAGGCCGCGCTCGAGGTCGTGCCGCGGCTCGGCGACGGGCACGACTACGTCTTCATCCGCACCAGTCTCGTCCTCGCCTGCCTGCAGCGCGGCGACCCCGACGAGGCCGACTACTGGCTGCGGCAGACGGAGAGCGACACCACCCCTGAGCCGGACGCCCTCTACCGGCCCGGCCTCGGCGGGCGGGCCGAGATCGCGCTCACCCGGGGACTGACGGAGGTCGGGCTCGGCCTGTGGCGCGCCGCCGTGGAGCGGATGCCCGGGGCCGGTTCGACGCACAGCGGCGACCTCTGCCTGGACCCGTGGGCGCTGCAGATCCAGTCGGCGGCGGTGACGGCACACGCGCAGGCCGGCCGTCTCGAGCTGGTCGCGGAGCCGCTCGACCGGCTACGGCGGGGGCTGCGGACGTTGCTCGCCGGTCCGCCCGGCTCACCGATGGAGCTCGTTCTGTTCGGAACGGTGCTGCATGCCCTGGGTATGGCGGGACTCGCCTCCGCCTCCGCCTCCGCCGGTGCCGGTGCCGGTGCCGGTGCCTCCGCCGGTGCCGTACGGATGATCGCGCTGGCCGAACACCTGCGGGTGTTCCGTGAGTTCCCGACCATGGCGGCGGCCCGCGCCCGGCAGGCGGTCGAAGCCGCCGGGAACGCCGCCGGGGCGGCGTACGCCGACGCGTTGTCGGAGTACGCCGCCCTGGAGCGGGACGAACTGCGGGAAGCAGCCCGTGAGCTCATCTCGGGTCGCGGTTGA
- a CDS encoding pyridoxal-phosphate dependent enzyme — protein sequence MTAKNPPVTPDDVRDAAARIKGVAHRTPVVHSRTLDALVGAEVFLKCENFQRIGAFKFRGAYNAASRLTPDQLSRGIAAYSSGNHAQAVALAARELGTTAVILMPEDTPQSKTDAALGYGAEIVTYDRYTGDRVAIGNALATERGLALVPPYEHPHVIAGQGTAALELMDEVGELDALVVPVGGGGLIAGSATAAKGVHPRTRVIGVEPEAGDDTKRSLEAGTRVAIPVPRTIADGQAAETPGELTFSINRRLVDGIALVSDDEIREAMRFAFERLKIVLEPSGATALAALLAGAVDRLPGRVGLVLSGGNISTRRFAELCAS from the coding sequence ATGACGGCGAAAAACCCTCCGGTCACTCCGGACGACGTCCGGGACGCCGCCGCTCGTATCAAGGGGGTCGCGCACCGCACCCCGGTGGTGCACTCGCGCACGCTGGACGCGCTCGTCGGCGCCGAGGTCTTCCTCAAGTGCGAGAACTTCCAGCGCATCGGCGCCTTCAAGTTCCGGGGTGCGTACAACGCCGCCTCACGCCTGACGCCCGATCAGCTCTCCCGTGGCATCGCCGCGTACTCCTCGGGCAACCATGCCCAAGCGGTCGCTCTCGCGGCGCGGGAGTTGGGCACCACGGCGGTGATCCTCATGCCGGAGGACACTCCGCAGTCCAAGACCGACGCCGCCCTCGGCTACGGCGCCGAGATCGTCACCTACGACCGCTACACCGGCGACCGGGTCGCCATCGGCAACGCCCTTGCCACCGAGCGCGGCCTCGCGCTCGTCCCGCCGTACGAGCATCCGCATGTCATCGCCGGACAGGGCACGGCCGCACTGGAGTTGATGGACGAGGTGGGCGAACTCGACGCCCTGGTGGTGCCGGTCGGCGGCGGCGGACTCATCGCGGGCAGTGCTACCGCGGCGAAGGGCGTGCATCCACGGACCCGCGTGATCGGGGTCGAACCGGAGGCCGGGGACGACACCAAGCGGTCCCTCGAGGCGGGCACACGGGTCGCCATTCCCGTACCGCGCACGATCGCCGACGGCCAGGCGGCGGAGACACCGGGCGAGCTGACGTTCTCGATCAACCGGCGCCTGGTCGACGGGATCGCCCTCGTCAGTGACGACGAGATCCGTGAGGCGATGCGGTTCGCCTTCGAACGCCTGAAGATCGTCCTCGAACCCAGCGGCGCGACTGCCCTGGCAGCCCTGCTGGCAGGTGCGGTGGACCGCCTGCCGGGCCGCGTCGGCCTGGTCCTCTCCGGGGGCAACATCAGCACGCGTCGCTTCGCGGAACTCTGCGCGAGCTGA
- a CDS encoding serine hydrolase has translation MLPVAKARLSVGVAALDGDDWGVEVYGDASTYDTASIVKVNILAALLLKVQDEDRKLTIREHTYATAMIEHSDNDSADALWRKIGRAEGLDAANKRLGLTSTKGGKGMHWGLTQTTAEDQLILLRAAFAEDSATASSGTPPELSQPSRAYIQRLMSRTEAEQDWGVSAAAGSGWALKNGWLPRTKTGLWDINSVGRVTIDGRRYLIAVLSDGHASMESGISLVEKTAKEAIATVRGR, from the coding sequence GTGCTGCCCGTCGCGAAGGCGCGGTTGTCCGTCGGCGTGGCCGCGCTGGACGGCGACGACTGGGGCGTCGAGGTGTACGGCGACGCCTCCACGTACGACACCGCGAGCATCGTGAAGGTCAACATTCTCGCCGCGCTGCTGCTGAAGGTGCAGGACGAGGACCGGAAACTGACCATACGGGAGCACACCTACGCGACCGCGATGATCGAACACAGTGACAACGACTCGGCAGACGCCCTGTGGCGCAAGATCGGCCGCGCCGAGGGTCTGGACGCGGCGAACAAGCGCCTGGGCCTGACGTCGACCAAGGGCGGCAAGGGAATGCACTGGGGTCTCACCCAGACCACGGCGGAGGACCAGCTCATCCTGTTGCGGGCGGCGTTCGCGGAGGACTCGGCGACGGCCTCCTCCGGTACCCCTCCGGAGCTGAGCCAGCCCTCTCGTGCGTATATCCAGAGGCTGATGAGCCGGACCGAGGCGGAACAGGACTGGGGCGTATCGGCCGCGGCAGGTTCCGGATGGGCTCTGAAGAACGGCTGGCTTCCGCGCACCAAGACCGGATTGTGGGACATCAACAGCGTGGGACGCGTGACCATCGACGGACGCAGATATCTGATCGCCGTGCTCTCCGACGGCCATGCGTCGATGGAGTCCGGGATCTCGCTGGTCGAGAAGACGGCGAAGGAGGCGATCGCCACGGTACGGGGGCGGTAG
- the metE gene encoding 5-methyltetrahydropteroyltriglutamate--homocysteine S-methyltransferase — protein sequence MTAKPAAAAARSTVHGYPRQGPNRELKKAIEGYWKGRVSAAALEETARDLRRSNWQQLAEAGVHEVPTGDFSYYDHVLDTSVMVGALPSRHRAAVEADALAGYFAMARGTQDVAPLEMTKWFDTNYHYLVPELGPGTVFTADSTKQVTELKEALALGHTARPVLVGPITYLLLAKPAPGVAPGFDPLTLLDRLLPVYAEVLADLRAAGADWVQLDEPALVQDRTPAELNAAERAYRDIGTLTDRPRLLVASYFDRLGEALPVLAKAPVDGLALDFTDAAAANLDALAAVGGLPGKRLVAGVVNGRNIWINDIEKSLATLGTLLGLADRVDVASSCSLLHVPLDSSAERDIDPQIHRWLAFARQKTSEIVTLARGLGRGTDTIAAELAANRADLASRAGSALTRDPAVRARVAGVTDTDGRRSQPYAERAAAQRAHLGLPLLPTTTIGSFPQTTELRTARADLRRGRIDTAAYEERIKAEIQEVIAFQEKTGIDVLVHGEPERNDMVQYFAEQLTGYLATQHGWVQSYGTRYVRPPILAGDISRPEPMTVRWTSYAQSLTSRPVKGMLTGPVTMLAWSFVRDDQPLGDTARQVALALRDEVNDLETAGSPVIQVDEPALRETLPLRSADHADYLAWATESFRLATSGVRPDTQIHTHMCYAEFGDIVQAIDDLDADVISLEAARSHMQVARELAEHGYPREAGPGVYDIHSPRIPGVSEAADLLRKGLEAIPAERLWVNPDCGLKTRDWPETRASLEHLVAAAREVRSELPAS from the coding sequence GTGACAGCGAAGCCCGCAGCCGCGGCAGCACGGTCCACCGTCCACGGATACCCCCGTCAGGGGCCGAACCGTGAACTGAAGAAGGCCATCGAGGGCTACTGGAAGGGCCGCGTCTCCGCCGCGGCCCTGGAAGAGACCGCCCGGGACCTGCGTCGTTCGAACTGGCAGCAACTGGCCGAAGCCGGGGTCCACGAGGTCCCGACCGGTGACTTCTCGTACTACGACCACGTCCTCGACACGAGCGTGATGGTCGGCGCCCTCCCCTCCCGCCACCGCGCGGCCGTCGAGGCGGACGCGCTGGCCGGGTACTTCGCCATGGCGCGCGGTACCCAGGACGTCGCCCCGCTCGAGATGACCAAGTGGTTCGACACCAACTACCACTACCTCGTTCCGGAACTGGGACCCGGCACCGTCTTCACCGCCGACTCCACCAAGCAGGTCACCGAGCTGAAGGAAGCGCTGGCCCTCGGTCACACCGCCCGGCCGGTGCTGGTCGGCCCGATCACCTACCTCCTCCTGGCCAAGCCCGCCCCCGGTGTGGCGCCCGGTTTCGACCCCCTGACCCTGCTCGACCGGCTGCTGCCGGTGTACGCGGAGGTGCTCGCCGATCTGCGGGCGGCCGGGGCGGACTGGGTGCAGCTGGACGAGCCCGCACTGGTGCAGGACCGCACGCCGGCCGAACTGAACGCCGCCGAACGCGCCTACCGCGACATCGGCACCCTCACCGACCGGCCCAGGCTCCTGGTGGCCTCGTACTTCGACCGGCTCGGCGAGGCGCTGCCCGTACTCGCCAAGGCTCCCGTGGACGGACTGGCACTCGACTTCACCGACGCCGCAGCGGCCAATCTCGACGCCCTGGCCGCTGTCGGCGGACTGCCCGGCAAGCGCCTGGTCGCGGGCGTCGTCAACGGGCGCAACATCTGGATCAACGACATCGAGAAGTCGCTGGCCACCCTCGGCACCCTGCTCGGCCTCGCCGACCGGGTCGACGTGGCCTCCTCCTGCTCGCTGCTGCACGTCCCGCTGGACAGTTCCGCGGAACGTGACATCGACCCGCAGATCCACCGCTGGCTCGCCTTCGCCCGGCAGAAGACCTCCGAGATCGTCACCCTGGCCAGGGGCCTGGGCCGGGGGACCGACACCATCGCGGCCGAACTCGCCGCCAACCGCGCCGATCTCGCCTCCCGCGCCGGTTCCGCCCTCACGCGGGACCCGGCGGTCCGGGCCCGGGTTGCCGGGGTGACGGACACCGACGGGCGCCGCTCCCAGCCGTACGCCGAACGCGCCGCCGCCCAGCGTGCCCACCTCGGCCTGCCTCTGCTGCCCACCACCACGATCGGCTCCTTCCCGCAGACCACCGAACTGCGCACCGCACGCGCCGACCTGCGCCGCGGACGGATCGACACCGCTGCCTACGAGGAGCGGATCAAGGCCGAGATCCAGGAGGTGATCGCCTTCCAGGAGAAGACGGGCATCGACGTCCTGGTCCACGGGGAGCCCGAACGCAACGACATGGTGCAGTACTTCGCCGAGCAGCTCACCGGCTATCTCGCCACCCAGCACGGCTGGGTCCAGTCCTACGGCACGCGGTACGTCCGGCCGCCGATCCTCGCGGGCGACATCTCCCGCCCCGAGCCGATGACGGTTCGCTGGACCTCGTACGCCCAGTCCCTGACCAGCCGTCCGGTCAAGGGCATGCTCACCGGCCCGGTCACCATGCTCGCCTGGTCCTTCGTCCGCGACGACCAGCCGCTCGGCGACACCGCCCGCCAGGTCGCTCTCGCCCTGCGCGACGAGGTGAACGACCTGGAGACAGCCGGCAGTCCGGTGATCCAGGTCGACGAGCCGGCCCTGCGGGAGACCCTTCCGCTGCGCTCGGCCGACCATGCGGACTACCTGGCCTGGGCCACGGAGTCCTTCCGTCTGGCGACCAGTGGCGTGCGTCCGGACACACAGATCCACACCCATATGTGCTACGCCGAGTTCGGCGACATCGTGCAGGCGATCGACGACCTCGACGCCGACGTGATCAGCCTGGAGGCCGCCCGCTCGCACATGCAGGTGGCGCGTGAACTCGCCGAGCACGGCTACCCGCGCGAAGCCGGCCCCGGTGTGTACGACATCCACTCACCGCGCATCCCCGGTGTCTCCGAGGCGGCGGACCTGCTCCGCAAGGGCCTCGAAGCCATCCCGGCCGAACGTCTGTGGGTCAACCCCGACTGCGGCCTCAAGACGCGCGACTGGCCGGAGACCCGCGCGTCCCTCGAGCACCTCGTCGCCGCGGCACGCGAGGTGAGGTCGGAACTGCCCGCCTCCTGA
- a CDS encoding ABC transporter permease, which yields MSAFSLAVRDSNTMLRRNLLHARRYPSLTLNLLLTPVMLLLLFVYIFGEVMSAGIGGGGADRSEYIAYVVPGILLMTIGSTVIGAAVSVSTDMSEGIIARFRTMAIHRGSVLIGHVVGSVLQSVASVVLVGAVAVAIGFRSTDATALEWLAAFGLLVLFALALTWIAVGMGMASPNAEAASNSAMPLILLPLISSAFTPIDAMPGWFQPIAEYQPFTPAIETLRGLLLGTEIGHNGWLAVAWSIGLAALGYRWSSASFNRDPR from the coding sequence ATGAGCGCCTTCTCCCTCGCCGTCCGCGACTCGAACACCATGCTGCGGCGCAACCTGCTCCATGCGCGGCGCTATCCCTCGCTCACCTTGAACCTGCTGCTCACGCCGGTCATGCTGCTGCTGCTCTTCGTCTACATCTTCGGCGAGGTGATGAGCGCGGGCATCGGCGGCGGCGGAGCCGACAGATCCGAGTACATCGCCTATGTCGTCCCGGGCATCCTGTTGATGACCATCGGCAGCACGGTCATCGGGGCGGCGGTGTCCGTCTCCACCGACATGTCCGAGGGCATCATCGCCCGCTTCCGCACCATGGCCATCCACCGTGGCTCGGTGCTGATCGGACACGTCGTCGGCAGCGTCCTGCAGTCGGTCGCCAGTGTGGTTCTCGTCGGCGCCGTCGCGGTCGCCATCGGCTTCCGCTCGACCGACGCCACCGCCCTGGAGTGGCTCGCGGCCTTCGGACTGCTCGTGCTCTTCGCCCTGGCGCTCACCTGGATCGCCGTCGGAATGGGAATGGCCAGTCCCAACGCCGAGGCGGCCAGTAACAGTGCGATGCCGCTGATCCTGCTCCCGCTCATCTCCAGTGCGTTCACGCCGATCGACGCGATGCCGGGCTGGTTCCAGCCGATCGCCGAGTACCAGCCCTTCACACCGGCCATCGAGACCCTGCGCGGCCTGCTGCTCGGCACCGAGATCGGCCACAACGGCTGGCTCGCCGTCGCCTGGTCCATCGGCCTGGCGGCGCTCGGATACCGCTGGTCGAGCGCGTCGTTCAACCGCGACCCGAGATGA
- a CDS encoding ATP-binding cassette domain-containing protein: MTSTSNELAIAATGLHKAFGEKKVLDGIDLAVPQGTIFSLLGPNGAGKTTAVKILSTLIAADAGELHVGGHDLTAEPQAVRAAIGVTGQFSAVDGLITGEENMLLMADLHHLSRAEGRRTAAELLERFDLTDAAKKPASTYSGGMKRRLDIAMTLVGDPRIIFLDEPTTGLDPRARHNMWGIIRELVSGGVTVFLTTQYLEEADELADRIAVLSDGKIVAEGSADELKRRIPGGHVRLRFTDPTAYQSAAVALREVTRDDESLSLQIPSDGSQRELRSILDWLDSAGVEADELTVHTPDLDDVFFALTGPAGPTAVPNPSKETVR; the protein is encoded by the coding sequence ATGACATCGACATCGAACGAACTCGCCATCGCAGCCACGGGGCTGCACAAGGCCTTCGGCGAGAAGAAGGTCCTCGACGGCATCGACCTGGCCGTGCCGCAGGGCACGATCTTCTCCCTCCTGGGCCCGAACGGCGCCGGCAAGACCACCGCCGTGAAGATCCTCTCCACGCTCATCGCGGCCGACGCCGGCGAACTGCACGTCGGCGGCCACGATCTGACCGCCGAGCCGCAGGCGGTGCGGGCCGCGATCGGTGTCACCGGGCAGTTCTCCGCCGTCGACGGTCTGATCACCGGTGAGGAGAACATGCTTCTGATGGCGGACCTGCACCATCTCTCCCGTGCCGAAGGCCGGCGTACCGCCGCCGAGTTGCTGGAGCGCTTCGACCTCACCGACGCGGCGAAGAAGCCCGCCTCCACCTACTCCGGCGGTATGAAGCGACGTCTCGACATCGCCATGACGCTGGTCGGTGACCCCCGGATCATCTTCCTCGACGAGCCGACCACCGGACTCGACCCGCGTGCCCGTCACAACATGTGGGGCATCATCCGCGAGCTGGTCTCCGGCGGCGTCACCGTCTTCCTCACCACGCAGTACCTCGAAGAGGCCGACGAACTCGCCGACCGCATCGCCGTCCTGAGCGACGGGAAGATCGTCGCCGAAGGCAGTGCGGACGAGCTGAAGCGGCGCATCCCGGGCGGACACGTGCGGCTGCGGTTCACCGATCCGACGGCGTATCAGTCGGCCGCCGTTGCCCTGCGTGAGGTCACCCGGGACGACGAGTCGCTGTCGCTTCAGATCCCGAGCGACGGCAGTCAGCGCGAACTGCGCTCGATCCTCGACTGGCTGGACTCCGCCGGCGTCGAGGCGGATGAACTGACCGTGCACACCCCCGACCTCGACGACGTGTTCTTCGCCCTGACCGGCCCTGCCGGCCCCACCGCCGTCCCCAACCCGTCCAAGGAGACCGTCCGATGA